In Balaenoptera ricei isolate mBalRic1 chromosome 7, mBalRic1.hap2, whole genome shotgun sequence, a single window of DNA contains:
- the LOC132369122 gene encoding MOB-like protein phocein isoform X1, translated as MVMAEGTAVLRRNRPGTKAQDFYNWPDESFDEMDSTLAVQQYIQQNIRADCSNIDKILEPPEGQDEGVWKYEHLRQFCLELNGLAVKLQSECHPDTCTQMTATEQWIFLCAAHKTPKECPAIDYTRHTLDGAACLLNSNKYFPSRVSIKESSVAKLGSVCRRIYRIFSHAYFHHRQIFDEYENETFLCHRFTKFVMKYNLMSKDNLIVPILEEEVQNSVSGESEA; from the exons gaTTTCTATAATTGGCCTGATGAATCCTTTGATGAAATGGACAGTACACTAGCTGTTCAGCAG TATATTCAACAGAATATAAGAGCAGATTGTTCGAATATTGACAAAATTCTTGAACCACCTGAAGGCCAAGATGAAGGTGTATGGAAGTATGAACATTTAAG gcAATTCTGTCTTGAGCTAAATGGACTTGCTGTCAAACTTcag AGTGAATGCCATCCAGATACATGCACTCAGATGACAGCAACTGAACAATGgatttttctttgtgcagctcataAAACACCAAAAGAG TGTCCTGCTATAGACTATACTAGACACACACTTGATGGTGCTGCATGTCTTCTGAATAGCAATAAATATTTTCCCAGCAG gGTTAGCATAAAGGAATCATCTGTAGCAAAACTAGGATCAGTATGCCGTAGgatttacagaatattttcacatgcttattttcaTCACCGGCAGATATTTGATGAATATGAA AATGAAACATTTTTGTGTCATCGGTTTACTAAATTTGTGATGAAATATAATTTGATGTCCAAGGATAACCTGATTGTACCAATTTTAGAAGAAGAAGTTCAGAATTCAGTTTCTGGGGAAAGTGAAGCATGA